The window TCCCCCAACTAAAACTGCTAGAATTACTACTGCAATGATAACCTTTTTCATAACTTACCCTCCAGTTTACATTCTCCATAGGGCTTAAACGTCCCCTATATATAGACTATATAAAAGCAATTTTTGTTTCACTTTTGCTATAAAAAAATGGCAATTTTTTATTTCAGTCAACTTCTAGAAATACCCGACAGAATCCTTTCTTATAAAACAAAACTTGGCTTGCGCCAGTAGTTCTAGCATTTTTAATGCGTAGAAATACCAGTCCTTTAGGGCGCCAAGTCTTTGACGCTGGCGGAAGCCTTAGTCTTTGTGAATACTATCTACATTGTGGAACTTATACTTTCTGATAGTGTAAACAAAATAAGCACTTCCAGGTAAGTTAGGGAAGCACCTATTTAGTCAAGCTCCTTATAAGCCTCAAAGCTATTTGTTTTGATTATCATTATAAAACTCATGTTCAGGAATCTGTTTTAATATTCTTAATTTATCAAGATTTTCAATAATCAGGGTGATTTTTTTACTTATTTTGTTCACATCAATATCAATATTCATCTGCATTAATCCCCCTATTAAGTACATCTGTATTGAATTCATTTATCATATAAGTAATATCTCCATAAGTTTTAAATACTTTTTCCATAAAATCAGATATTTCATCAAAATCTCTTTCATATATAATTTGCCCGCTTAATGCTTCAAATTTCATGATGACTGATGCTTTATTAAGGTTTAATAAATCTATGTTTTCAAAGCTTAATATGCCGCTTAATTCATCTAATATTTTCATTTCCTCCATCATACTTATTTTATTGTCAAAGAGGATGGCAAAATCTATATCGCTATCATTTCTTTGAAACTCAGTACCATGGGAACCAAAT of the Desulfitibacter alkalitolerans DSM 16504 genome contains:
- the mntA gene encoding type VII toxin-antitoxin system MntA family adenylyltransferase antitoxin — encoded protein: MKVLTQKDKKKLKSYFKNRSDVVLAILFGSHGTEFQRNDSDIDFAILFDNKISMMEEMKILDELSGILSFENIDLLNLNKASVIMKFEALSGQIIYERDFDEISDFMEKVFKTYGDITYMINEFNTDVLNRGINADEY